CGAACTACCTGATCGAGGGAAAGGTGCGCGAGGTCCGTTCGGATATCTTCTCCCACGGCGCGGACCGGTTCTCGCTGGAGAACCGCCTCACCCTCGTGGTGGACATCCGGGTGGTCGAGGTCGTCCGGGGAGGAGTTCTCTGGAAAGAGTCCGGCCTGAGCGAGACCGCTTCCTTCTTCTCGGGCACGGACGCGCAGTACACGGAGGCCAACCGGCGCGCCGCCTTCGAGGAGGTCGCCCGGCGGATGGCCGTGCGCCTTTCCCAGACCCTCCGCGTGCTCCTGTGAAACCGGCCCCCCCCCCGATCTTCCGGGAGTGGCTCTCCCGGGATCCCGCCCCGGCCTATCTCCTGTACGGAGACGGCGCGGGGCTCGCCGGCCTCCTCGCGAGGTCGTGGGAGGGGAAGCTGCGCGGCGAGGGGGTTCCGATCGAATCGTTCCGGTGGACGCTCGAGGACCTCGCCCGGGAATCCCCCACCGCGGCGTGGCGCTCCCCGTCGTTCTTCTCCCGCGTGCGGATCTTCACGCTCCCGGACCTCGCGGAGATGAAGAAGGCGAACCGGGACGAGATCAAGGCGTATCTC
The nucleotide sequence above comes from Deltaproteobacteria bacterium. Encoded proteins:
- the lptE gene encoding LPS assembly lipoprotein LptE, encoding MNRILIALAFLSAVAACGYRLESGTARFKDPSVRMDVSPFANRSTTPDAGAVVAARLREELRRSGFQGSFGNVGANYLIEGKVREVRSDIFSHGADRFSLENRLTLVVDIRVVEVVRGGVLWKESGLSETASFFSGTDAQYTEANRRAAFEEVARRMAVRLSQTLRVLL